TACACCGCACTGAGACTCGTTTAATTGTGTCTTGCCCGAATATTATGCGTCGTACGACGCGAATAACTGGACCCACCTAAGTACGCTGTACGTAATCGCCCTTTGGTCAGTGTAGTCACGAACAGCAGGAGCCGAGTTGTTGAGTTTCAGTTCACAACTTAGACAGATTTTCACGCCAAGGTCAAACCAAATATCGGGCATCTAAACGGATATGTCGTTATAGTAACGAACATGGAAGCAATCCAAAAGTGAGTGTAAGTCGTAAACGTCGAAGTTTGGTTAGCGGATTTTGTCTGTAGTTTACAACATCTGGTAAGTATTACGTGCAAGAACGCAACTACTTAGTTTTTGATCATTTTTATAGCATTATGTTGTTTTTCACGGTAAACTTATGTGAGAAAACCGAAGTTCTGATAGTTGAGGAAGCTATGATATGTCATAGTAAATCGGCGATATTGTCTGACCATTAACTATATTCTGCTTTAGCAGCAAGTTTATTTGGTCTGTTTGTGCTAACTATTATTTTGAGAGTGTTAGTACTGTTCTAAAGCCAAGAGCCGTATTATATAATTCGATAACTCTTAGGTGGGTTTTGTAGTCGTGTCTTCTAAAGAGATGtttgagcaatgatatacagccccgctgGAGGGGTCTGTATGTTATTGGTTTGAGTTACCAGAATGGTACTGCTTCAGATTATGCTAGGTGACATGTTGAATGTTGATAGCTGTTTAAAAGAAAGCTtgcaaattgacaaaatttagTTACAAAAAATATCAATTGGTATAAACTTTTCtaataaatcatttgaaacTGACAAAAGCAATGACATTACGAGCAAACAAACAATATATTTGCTGGTGATACTGTGAAGTAAAATTAGGGCAATCTTTGGACCAGACTAATCAGAAACTAACATTTGGTTATAGTAACTGAGATACCTCCAATAAATAACAACACTTTGACACTGCCAGTGTAAAAGCTGGTAATACAGACTTTTTATGTCACAGCTTACAGCAGACTATGTATAAGTTCAAATAATCAAGCAAGAGCCGATAGTACAGACTCTATATATCACAGCttatagcagactgtatatttCAGTGCAACTCTAACAAGAACTGATaaatcaaactttatatcacaGTTGATAGCAGAGTGCATAATTATATCTGTGCAACCTTTTGATCCAAACtgtcaaaattaaaaaagaaaatgtgtTATACTTGAATAgatttattatagtattatagtaTGTCTCATCATGCTAATTAAATTCTGACTGACTCTCAACACACACCAAAACTGTTTACATGAGTGAGCAGAAACAAAATCAACATATGATTGGTGATTACGAGTAATTCAAATTTGTAGATCAAAATGAcagttattttttaaaagaacaCACATGACTTGCCGgtaaatatatagtataaaaaTGTAGCTGCGTTTTTGTAATGCATAAATTACAATGACAAGTGAGAGAAAAAAAGAAGCCAATAAATATTCCTTTTCTATTTTCAGaggattttttatttgtaagttCAGGGAAGCAAGTGTCTTATAATTCTTTTAGCGGGCGTATTCTGGCTTGTATTTTTAGCAAGCACCTTAGTCTCTGTTAGCCATTGAATCACGTCATAATTTGAATCCTCTGGTTGGGTATATGAGCCCAGATTGGTTCGCTAGTGTAGTTTTAGCCTGTGCTCCCATCCTCTCATCAGCCCTTCTCCGCGTCACCAACATCTAATAAGTAGTTGTTCTTTTGCTTTAGAAGTGGAAAatctttttcataatttttacaCAATTTTAGTACAACCGTAATGCCCTTGGTTATTTTTTTCAGAGTCAGCTCTCAATATGCCACCCAAAAAGAAAAAGTCAGGCAAAGGAAAAAAGGGAAAGAAGTCAGGCAAAGGGTCAGCAGTACCCATCTCTGGACCTGAGGTGGATGAGATGAGCAAGGAGTTTTTCTATACTCAGATCAGAGACTTGGAAAACCGAATTGCGAGGTGAAACTGACAATTCCGTTTTTGTCTGCATGTTTACTGATTTGATGAATGTATTAAACTACAGTtaattatttaaacatcatgttacTTGTATGTTAGCATTTCTTTTTGCTAAATATTTACAAAGCTACAATGCCTGTACTTTTGATGACTGTCCATGAAAGAATGGTGAAACTTTCAGCTGTTGACCTTCAAATGGAGCACGCATTGTTAACTACATTATTTACCAATGTTTGTACcaatgtttgttttaattgttgGGCTCTTAAACCAATTTTTTCAagttaattttaattcaatttaaaatcaattttaattaaattctaATTCaattctaattttaaaaataaatctgaaatgtaagtttaattttaaagttaaactaattattttaattatttcaagTAATTTTAAGCACAGATCAATTTACAGAGATTGAACTTTCACTCACTGCTTAAAACTTAGTGTACATGCTAGCCAGTACGagtattataacaaaataacaaattaagttttatttttatgtctTTTTCAGATACCAGAAGAAATGTGATGAACTGGAGTTGATCAGTGACAAAGTGAGTAAGGAGCACAGGCAAATAGCAAAAGATAGAGACGAGATGGTTGCCTTCCTTCAACGAACCCTTGAAAGTAGAAACGATGAGTTGTCTGACCTTAATGACAGATATGTTGGCCTTCAGGTACATTTAACTGTTTGCTTTATTGTCATTTGATGATAAACTATCCAAAATCCCGGTATTgcacagatattaaaaacagcttataaacagttgcaggtaatgtagttgccaggggctaatttgagtaatctAGTATAcgcattgctaaacttactaataagaaccgtgagagcaagctttagtggcGGTGCGCAGATTCACTATGCacattttaacccagataatgactcatatcgtTCAATGATTCCATTGCATTCTGTGTAGTTTAATGGGTTAGCTTGTTGCCATGTGACCAGGAGGTCtggagatcaaatcttctgcattACAGATTTTCTATTGCTAGAATTTAATCGCTACAGCTGGACAGACACCAAATGACAAAAGacaatgacaaactttgagatttatatagataccTAGGATGAATCATCCTAGGCTTTTTGTCAGCTGATTTCTTCAAATTCAATTTTGTAGTAGATCTAGTAGCGCATTGTTGGGTTAGTGAaaattttataagcaaaaatGCTGGTTTTATAATggcattgtattattgttaCTCCAAAACTAATATGGAATAAAATGATTAGAAAATCAATGATGCCTGGCAATAATAATCTTACCACAATTGGTAGATGCGCAACATCGCTCATACAAGAGAAGGCGCACGAAGGCAACAACTATTAGAGAACATTTTTGTAGACTTTATATTTTAGGGCTGGTTAACCATTTGAAATAATTTCTCGAATGTTGAATATCAGTAACATTTACTGTAGTTACTAAAGTGTAacaactagtacaaaggtttgATCTAATCCATTATCAGCTGAGTGTTCAATCAAGTTCCTAGATACATATGTTTGCAGGCTGGTGATAGTTGAAATGGTGGTTGAGTATTTATAAATGTTAACACTGTGTTCATGCGTATCTACATCTGCGTGTTCAGGATATCTACTCATGCATGACCTGCTGGAATTATTGGAGAAGGTCTGTCAGCCATTCTTACTGCATAAGGCTTCGCTTTCTAAAACTGTGTAATCTTCTGAGGGAatgataactaataaagaaACTAAATTGCCACTAGCTTCATAGGTTCTCTAATTCTTTTGTGGGAGTTACAACACGCGTTACCATACGCTACATGATTTCACTCTAATTGATTAGAAATAGCGTACCAACTGAAAAAAGTAATGTTTGCGCATCTATTcttgtaaatataaaatatttgttattattacttaactTTTTTGAGGTAAGTAGATAGTTTACCTCCTGTGCAAGAAGTTTCTTTCATAGTTATGACAAGAGGACATTTTCACATAACTTCTCATTCACTTTTGCCAGTATAGCTTATAACACAGTTTTAAAGATAGGAGTTGTCTACCACATGTAGAGACAACTCCATTATTTTggtaaaaactaatttttcatGCCTGTTTATCAATTGTGAATATTATAGTTTAGATAACTTAACTATGTTCTGTTTTTTTTATCTCAGAGATCTTTTTGAATCAGTTGTTTTATTAAATCTATTAAATAATTTGGTTTACAAAATTATGCTTTCACAAAAGTGCTTTTTTCTCATCACCAAAATGATATTTATTAAACTTTAGATTCTtctaaaaattcaatttttcatGATGACTTGTACTTTTGAAACACTGACATTTCCAAATACTGTTTCGTATTCTACTGACCTTTTGCTATTAACTATGCAAGTGATAGAATCCTTCTCAACTATTACAGCCTGGGTATAAAAGCAACAAGAGCTACCATAAATTTTCTACTagttgtgtgtatgtgtgtttcctttcatcaattagtaaaaatatttaccattaagcaaaacataaatatagatacaatattgattaaatgaaaaaaataaataaaagcctAATTCCTAAATAATAAGGTATGACGAGGCCCACATGcacagtagcactgcagctagtcgggGCTCTGAGCCTGGAGAAGTTGGTATAACCCGGCAATGAAGACAACATTCACCATTTTGCAATTAGTagactgttccattgtgatggAACAATTGTTTTTCAATTGTTCCATCACAATgttcaatttcaatttttttattcaactgtTTTTTTGACCAACAGTATAAAAATTGGTAATggtaaattgttttttaaaagtatagtATTTTAGTGGGAACATTTTTACTATATGATAACATAATTTATCGCTAGTAATTGAAAGCCCATTCCCAATTTTGAATGTCACAGCGAATTCAACTGTTACATTTTTTATTGGCAGCAAGCCAAAGAGTCAGACCGGGAGAGTCACGAGTCCCAGATGCAGGCTCTCAGGAATGAGGCACAAGAAACTAAAGAGAAACTGCAAAGTGAAAACACACTTCTCAGTAAGTAACTAAAATAATTAACTGAAACTAGCTTTTTGATAGTCGGTGTTGGCATGataaaatcaaatgatttaaattattgatttacATCATGATTTAAACTGTTGATTGAAATCATGATTTAAATCGTTGATTGAAATCATGATTTAAACCGTTGATTGAAATCATGATTTTTTCATATCTTTACAAAAATTTAGTGTTCTTTGACAAAAAAATCTTAATTCATGTAAGACACTAATACTGAAGTGTTTTTTTTACTAGCGTTGAACTTGCAATGCGATTCGCATACAATttacatcaacaaaaattagtggaaaaatcaaaatttttatgtaaattaaaaaaattgtttaaaatcaaGCTAGtccaattttttcaatttttatccaaaaaaaaatttttccaaCTTAGTTAATAGCACATCAGGCTGACTGTTTAATCGTTTGCCATTCTGATAATTTTCAGAAAGCAAAGCTTGACTTAGTTCCACTAATATGTCAATACAGTCTTTTAGTAGACCTTTCCATGTTCATGCAACTAGAATGGTATtctgttttaaaagtttaaggTTTATGGTACCTAGgttttaattttacattattattacacaACTCAGAGTAATATTTTTTAAGCTAAGGGTGCATAAAAATCTATCATTGCCATTAGTTGAGAAATGCTGCTAGAACTTTCACCAAAGCTTTCTCAAACTAATATTCTTGGATCCAATACTATGGATCACACTCTAACTCTGAAGGCTGATTCGCACTGTATCACCATATGTCAGCGTTGCTCTCTCGGCAATTCCTCATCATTTGTTTGCATCATAGTAAACCAAAAGTCATCATCGAGGCAACGCAGACACTTCGGAAGCGTTTGCAGCTCTCAAACTTTTCCAATTGTTCGTCGAGCTTCCACGACATCCTGTGCAATGTGTACCACTTTGGCGACGATTATTGGCTGTCACAAGTTGCTCGattcatattttcttttatgACAACTCCTGGGGGACTAGTATTTCACGTTTCCGTGACCGCTTTGTATAATGAGAATGTTATGCGGTGGACTATTTGCTGAAGTAAACATTGAAGGGTTtttgatagtgtgaacattgttacagacgatcaccgaagtgTTACGTGATTAGCACTGACGTATGGCAATATAGTGTTAACCAGCCTTTAATAGTGGTTGTTTACTGTGATGGTGGTTATCAAccttttcattttataaattgATCAATTCTCTTCCTGCTGATTGGTCAGTTCACATACTTGCTATTGGCTCTTTCGTTTCCAACTTCTGATTGGCCAAAACATCAAATGGCAGTTTTCCCCATTTTTACTCTGATCAGTCTTTGTACCTTTTTGGTCAATTCATTACGCCTTATAATGATTGTTAACTAGGTTAACTATTTAATGCTGATTGGCTATTTTATTCCGTACCGGATGACCTCATTTTGTTTTTGGACTACTTCAGATGCAAGGCTCTCCTCGCTTGATGATTTCAAGTACAAGAAAGATGAATTGATGGGTAACCTCGAGAGAATGGAAAGAGAACTTGTTGAGAAGGATAAAGATCACCAAGAGAAACTATATGAGCTAGAAAGAAAAGCAGTTGTTGACAAGGACAGGTGAGTGCAAGTGTCCTGTCAACTGCCATTTGCTATGCAACTGCCATCTGCTTCAGTTTAAATGGTTGCTACTCAAGTATAACCCTGAGATAGCTCTTTTGTTTAGTGCACATCAGTTCGCATAGTTGAAATGTTATGCCAAGTGACATTTTAATAAACGGCGATCAGTTGACATGTTAGGCCAAGTGATATTGCAATTGAGGTGATCAGTTGACATGCTATGCCAGGTGATATTGTTATGGAAGCAATCAGCTGAAATGCTATGCCAGGTGATATTGTAATTTAGGTGATCATTTGACACGTAAGGCCAGGTGATATTGTAATTGAGGTGATCAGTTGACATGCTATGCCAGGTATGCCAGCTATGCCAGGATATTGTAATTGAGGTGATCAGCTGACATGCCATGCTAGGTGATGTTGTAATTGAATTGATCAGCTGACATGCTATGACAGGTGATATTATAACTGATGCCGAGTTGACATATCATGCTAGGTGATACTGTAATTGAGGTAATCAGCTGACATGTTATGCCAAGTGATATTGTAATCTAGGCAATTATTTGACATGTTAGGCCAGGTGATAATGTAATTGAAGCAATCATTTTTCAAGTCATGCTTAAATGCAGTACATTCAGGTTAGCGTTAGCTGCATGTTGTAGACATCAAATGAAAATCAAAGATGTCTTCTTTATTAGTAAACAGTTATAATGAAGCTGTGGATGTGCTACAGGTTAAAAAAGGAAATGGTGATGCGAGTAAATCAAGTAGCAGCAGAGTTCCGAAAGGTTTCCAATAAGCAGATGGCAGAGACCACAAAACGGACGATTAGAGAGAATGTCGCAATCAACGCTCAACTCACCAAGATGTCTGACAAGACGCTAGAAATGATACAGGTAAGGGGCGGCAAATCTGTGGCTAGTTAGTAGATGGTGTCAGGAAAACACCCGGCATAGAAATATGGCACAAAACTTACCTGCTGAATCTATGAACTTTACAAAGATGTCATTAATGTTATTGTTTAGCTATCCTTTGAACCTTAGATCTGTTCTAATGCAATCAACTTTCCAGCTACTAACATCACTAGCAGCAGCAACATTACTGGCAGCGTTGGTCATGGTAAAtacattttttgaaaaacaGAGACAAATAAAGTTTTTAGGCCCGACTTGAATGAGTAATTTTTCAATAGTAATTTTGAagcatttttatgtttgaataaTGATgagtttaaaaagtttcttgctcagataaaattttgatttgaaAACTTCATATTTAAACAATTCCACTCTCATAGACCCCAATGTTTAAACAACTCTGttttaaagattatttttgACAGTTCTATGTTTTGACAACCCTATGTTTTGAGTAATCCATGCTGTGAGAACTCTGTGTTTCAACAACTCTATGTtttggtaactctatgttttGACAACTCTTTTTTACAACTCTACATCTTGACAACTCTATGTTTTGACAACTCAATGCAGTAAGAATTCTGTGTTTTAACAATTCTATGATTTGGTAATTCTATGTTTTGACGAATCTACATTTTACAACTCTATGTTTTGACAATCTATGCTTTGACAACTCTAGATTTTGACAACTCCGTTTTGTGACAACTCTATGTTTTAAAACTCGATGTTTGACAGGAGAATGATGAAGTGAAAGAGAAAGACAAAAGACAAAAACAGCAGATAGAGATTCTGGAGCACAACGAAAAGGAGTTGGCAAAGAAAAACCTAAGCAACCAGAAAATCATTAGAATGCTTACAGAAAAGACAAAAGGTTGGGCTTCAGGGCCACCCGCCCTTCAACTCATATTAGACTAAAATTCAACAAGATGCTTGCAGTTAtctacttatacatgtataactaataTGCTGACAGTCCTGTGCGCCATAATGTGTAATAACCATGTCCACAAGTATTCCCTGATGCTGCATGGTGGTTGAGCGACACAGATGGTAGTGTGATTGGCTTGTAATCTAAATATCTGGGTTTGATTCCCGCATTGTAAAATTTGTTTTCCAAACGCTCCGAGTGTGGCTTTGGACAGCCAGATGGAAGGAAAgagttcttattatagcaaatatcaaCTTGTGTATTTTAGGAACTGTGTAAGGAATTTGGAGTTATGTGCACTTAGTAATAAGGGCATTGAGCTGATATATCTACCAAAATTGGAATGGTGAATAATTGTTTTAGACATAAAACAAAATACTATGATTTATTAACCTTTTTCAAGCATGTCAGGAGTTGTCTTTCTCAAAGGGAAAAGTTCACAATATGTACTCTGGGTTGTACAAAGTCTGTAGGACAGAGCACGCATTTGTAcaactttgttaaaaataatattgagTGCTTGTTTTATCTTAAATTTTCATGAGCAATGTTTTTTAGAGTTTTGATAAGAACCTacgttttgattttttttgtcaGTTTATGCACACATAGCTATGAAAGTAAGCATTTTTTCACAAAGTTCCAAATTTTGATCCAGACATTGATGTTGTTCTATGGCTACCTGTAGGACAAGAAGCCTTGCTCGCAGAATATGAGATGAGAGAGGAGGCTATACAGGAAATGGACACAGAGCTGAATCTACTTCGTCAACAAACAGAAAGTCAGCGGTAAGCaaatgattttaaaacatttcaagtaaaAGTTGTATTAGtttcaagtaaaatatatatatatatatcgtatgggttacatgtatatacatatatgacatatatatacatagttttatacactgtatatacacttatatacagtataaatgtattatgtttatacataaaatatatttaatatatattaaatatagtatatataaatgtgcatattatatttaatttatattaaatacaatatatatatttatatacatatataatatatttaacatatattaaatataatatatacgtgtatataaagatgtacatattttatttaatttatattaaatataatatatatattatcctTAACATATGTtaaatagatatatttatatatattatatttaatatatattaaataaaaaatatatatataaatacacatactatattgaatttatattaaacataatatatatatttatatacatatcatccttgatatatatattaaatataacatatatttatatatattatatttaatatacattaaatatatattaaatttaatatacattaaatatatattatatttaatatacattaaatatatattatatttaatatacattaaatatatattatatttaatatacattaaatatatattatatttaatatacattaaatatatattatatttaatatacattaaatatatattatatttaatatacattaaatatatattatatttaatatacattaaatatatattatatttaatatacattaaatatatattatatttaatatacattaaatatatattagatTGTGTACTTAAGAAAGactaatgtatatatgtagatatattagTAGACACTCCCCTCTTTTATTCTCTTtcaccattcatttatttttcattcaGAGTTATTTCATGAAATGAAATGTGtattatttgtaataaaaaggaTTCTAGTCACAGTTGGTAGATTTAGAAGAGTCAAattttctagaacattctagaaatctTCTGCAGGGAAGAGTTGCAGTTACTTGGCAAAGACAATGAGCTTTTGCAAGCTAACATGTTATCTCTGAAAGAGGAGACAAGAGAACATAAGAGAAAGAGGTCAAAAGTCGAAAAAGTGCTGAGTGAAGCAGCTGCTTCTATTAAGATGGTTCTCACAGTAAGTCATTACTGTATATACGGTCAGCAGTTGAAACTAAatgcaaactttatttattagaGGTCATGACCTTAGTCTGCTCCTAGAGGTGGGACAGTCTCTAAAACAGGCACCATGCGCACACCAAATTTCGCGTCCTAAGGGGTAGGCCTATATTATCCCAGTCATCACGTTTACCTGCTATGGCTCTATTTCAGTAAACTAGATACATAAACGTGGTTTGAGTCCATGGGGTCCGTTAGTGAGGCTTGTTAGAATGTAGAACTTGattataatgtattatgtaatccataatagctaactgtggtaatcaatttaaatagagaTATTAAATTTTCATCGCTATTACCAATGTTGACACCAGTTTCTGacggtagatacgaaaagccgaacgcaCTGAATGACCGAACAGACCGAATATTTTGGGAGTTGCCCTCTCGTGTTCTCAAACTTCTATAAATAAAGAGCTCAATGAATTCCGTAGAAACATTTGAGAGGCTGTTGTTCATTTTTGCGCCAGTGAAGCGCGCTGTGAATAAAAATACAAGTATTACATATTCA
Above is a genomic segment from Watersipora subatra chromosome 6, tzWatSuba1.1, whole genome shotgun sequence containing:
- the LOC137398554 gene encoding cilia- and flagella-associated protein 157-like is translated as MPPKKKKSGKGKKGKKSGKGSAVPISGPEVDEMSKEFFYTQIRDLENRIARYQKKCDELELISDKVSKEHRQIAKDRDEMVAFLQRTLESRNDELSDLNDRYVGLQQAKESDRESHESQMQALRNEAQETKEKLQSENTLLNARLSSLDDFKYKKDELMGNLERMERELVEKDKDHQEKLYELERKAVVDKDRLKKEMVMRVNQVAAEFRKVSNKQMAETTKRTIRENVAINAQLTKMSDKTLEMIQENDEVKEKDKRQKQQIEILEHNEKELAKKNLSNQKIIRMLTEKTKGQEALLAEYEMREEAIQEMDTELNLLRQQTESQREELQLLGKDNELLQANMLSLKEETREHKRKRSKVEKVLSEAAASIKMVLTTQFAWEGEVELTDSEKRDNMLEHLLIILNSAAAIGIGPAPQEMGKQFELMRSKSALSEMPGSRRGLRKDLSSANTSTSLSQRATSPHYHLGDLGLVPRPTQTIPTSMDKTKALSETTRLGSLRRVLTKSVGIQTVSAPKALFFADQLLSQRSLTQQQAIIKDFKQKDQMSKRTVSKVF